In Lolium rigidum isolate FL_2022 chromosome 3, APGP_CSIRO_Lrig_0.1, whole genome shotgun sequence, the genomic window TATCTGCATGTTTCATGTTTGTTGGTTTAACTGTGAAGGAGGTGGTAAagatctaagggcatctccaacgcgtcgatccatcccgcgcccgcgcgtccggatgggtttaACCGGACAAATTCGCGGCCCAACTCGGCGATgcaccgcaaatgcggatggccgcggcggccggaacgacgcaaacccggtgcaaatctgggctaggtttgcgcggCCACCGTTTGGCACGCTACGTCCGGTCGCGTCCGGATACTCGCCTGCTCGTCTCGCTTGGGCCCATCTATCGGTGAGCGCGCgtcttattaaatgtggactggagggATCTATCCCTGTCAGTCCACTCCCCACTCCGTCTCCACTCCCTCGACGGTTCCGCACGCACGTGCAactgccgccatggccccgaagcgacgcttcgctcccggagccaacgacggcgaggcgagCAGCAGTCGCTGTCCTCCGCCGGTGCTGCGGGCCAGAGGAAACCGCAGCggtctccacatcggagaggccgcccgcggcggcgtggcattggcgcaacccgcgccgctgctgctgccgaagtcggaggaggaagaagaccccgACCTCTGCGCCGCTCTGGCGCTGTaggcagcagaggaggaggcgaaatgggcGCATCTCGAAGCGGCCATTCGCACCaccgcgatggaggaggaggcccgacagcaggtcgaggacgccgaggcctgggCCTTCTTCGACTAGGTCCGCGCGAAGGAGGCAACATCGCGGCGGTAGGAGGAGGCCCGGCTCCACCCCGAGGAGCAGATGCGGCAGGAGGCCagacaccgcgcggaggaggagaggcgccagaaggccaggcacctcgcctggcaggagagggagcagcgcctcagggaggaggcgcagctCCAGGCTGCTGCGGCGAAGCAGCggcggctccggacccccacttcgcctaggaggaggccctgtggtctccgtggccggagtccccggcgcggtcgagccacaacagtgtctcgctgcccggggacgtcgtcgacggcgacggcgacgacgcccacagggactagacggtgcaccggcggccaccgcgtcctcatcaaaccctaatagagggtttttatatttatttttaattttaaagcCCATAAAGAGGGCTTCGTTTGTagttaaatttgcccaaaatagggcatatgtacaaatttgcctaaAATGGGGCATAAGTTTTAATGAACTACGTTAAGATTTaaattttttttattgttttcacTTTTGCGATGCGTCTGCGTGTTGGGCGCACCGTGCGACCCAAACGAACACGCGGACGCGGACCGCTATCCGGATATCCGTGCGGTCACCCAAACGATCCAAAACGGACTgtgcagcgcgtccgtttgggttgcCGCGTTAGAGATGCCCTAAGAACCATATGCTCCCCTGAGTTCGACCTTGCAGTTTTACATGATCGTTTCACCTAATGTCATTAGCTTTCTTGCACAGCGAGAGAATGGATTCGGGAAGTCCCAGTCAATCACACTCACTTCGAGTGTTTACATCGACGCTGCAACTCTGCAAGGCGACACGAACGTACGTACTACGTACTACTCACGGCCAGCTCCCAGCAGCCAAGTGTGACCGAtgatcttctcttcctccttgtTTTGCCCCACTTCACCCCGGGTCTCGGACACGCTTTTGGCAACAATTTCAACCCCAAAGGAGTCAAGGACACAAGTCTCCCTTCACTGTTCCATTTGCCTCTGTTTGCTAGACCGCGTGGGAGCAGGGTCCTACACTCCTACTCAGTTCAGCTCGGTTAGGAGTGTTGAACTGTTCCTCGCTGTGATTGACCGGCCATTTTGTCGGGTTGCTTAAATATAACCATACGTATGCTCGACCCAAAGAATGGCAGTGGAGGTTTGTCGCAAAATTAAGATGGATTTCGAGCAATTGGAGATAGAGTAGTTTCTTTCTGTAGGGGTGCTAGTGTGGAGGAGAGCCCATGTCGTATGTGATCGGTGCTCTCCACGAGTTATTGGGTTCTTGTAATTGACGTTCTCTCTATCTTAATGAAGAAGACATGCAATTCTCATGTTTGTTCTTGAAAAAAACATATTACCCTTCGAGGCCCTAACTGAAATTACTTATCGCTGAAACGGGTGAACATATACACTAAAATACGTCGAGTTCTCTAGATACATATGAATCAACGAACAAGTAACATGGATCGACCGGAGTAACAAGGCTCCATATAATCATAACAATAAGAACTTCACCAGTTAAAACAAGTTCACATTTTTTCCGGATAGCTAAATCTAACATGCGAACTGTTGCGAAGCAGATTTTTCAGAAACTATCATTTTTTTTAACCCAAAAACATGCAAAGCACTGCATGTCGGTTCATCAAGATCAGAGAAGGTTTTTTACAGGACTGGCCGACTGAGAATACAAGTATGGCACTCAGAAAGAACTGTGGCGGAAGGATTGCCGTCAATTCATTAATATCAGCAGTATTCCCAAGTCATACATCTTGAAACAGAAAATGGCAATCATATCACTTCTAAAAAACAGTAGGCTAAGTAGTATTCCTCCGATAAAACTAAACACACTGTTTCCCTAGCGATGACCAAGCTATGTAATGGCCTAGTGACTAgtgaggctggtgccaacgcgggcgctaggaggggcgctaccgcccgcgacagggcgagagggaggcgagagcggggcgagacgGTAGCAtcgggcggtggcgcgggcgcccATCGTTAGGGcgcggtaccgcccgcctatagcccgcgttggaggcgagagcggggcgagagggaggcggtagcggtgctagtgggagcggtagggaggcggtaggaaggagagagaagtgagagctggcactatagtccgtgcactggcaccgtagGGTGAGAGCAGGCCCGGCCCTGAGGGGGGGcaggcggggcggccgccccgggcccccAAACCTAAGGGGCCCCAAAGTCCCGGCAAGctaaggcagcggcggcggaggttcATCCGGCGGCGCCATTAGAGCATGCAGAGTGTTTCTCTCGTGTCGTTCAGGAGAGAGGAGGACGACCGAAGGAAGCGTTATTCTGTTTAGTGGGCTGGACGATTCTTTTCCCTTTTGTTATGTTGGGCTTTTTTCCTTAATCAGTTTGGGCCTTTTTCCTTTAATAAGCTGTGAGGATACTAAGTGCGTGGGGGCCCCTAAAAAAAAAGTGCGTGGGGGCCCTCAAAAAAAAGTGCGTGGGGTATGTTGAGGTAAGATATATCATGTATACACGCACAGATCAATTTGAGAAGTGGCGCTCTAAAAATTAATCGTATTTTGAAGTGCAGAATTCTTTTTCTGGCACGAGAAACGAGAGTCAAAAAAAGAACATATGCCTGCTCAAAATTCCATATACGGTGATGTAGGTCCTCATACTTGGCTACTTAATCCGTCGCATGACGTTGGGGTCCATAAAATATTCTCATTAGTGACTTTTAAAATAAAACCATCATTGTCTCAAAAAGAAGGCCATCATATAAACATATACTTTTGGTATCAAAAGTTAAGGACGTCGTAGAATtacctaaatttagatgtatcttgcagatttatctaaatttcacTATATCTAAatcgtctagatatatccaaatttagacaaatctgtgatatcttttcaaaataaaaggagTACGTAAATTATTAACATACAATCATTAGTGACTTTATATCTAGGAATACCGGATATTCTTAAAACAACAAGTATAATATTTGATATCAATATTGCTCGCATAGATTATAAATGTTAATTGGTATCATTTCATGTATATGTGTATAAATAATTATTTGAGACTTCTAGGGCCCTAGATTTTCATTTCGCCCTGGGTCCCTGAAATCTCAGGACCGGGCCTGGTCAAGTAGAGTAGCTTGGTCATTACATAGCTCCCACGTCGAGTCCActcaggctggtgccaatgcatcaccccactatagcctcgtcacgtcagctttttcctcactctcaccccactctcacctcacTCTCAACTTGActacttcctcggttcctccgatAAAAAAACATACTCCTAGGAGTAACTAGGAGGGTACTATGAGTAACACACTGCTTCCCTAGCGATCACCAAACTATTTATAGTATAAATATGCAATGGTGATATCCGTTAACTAGTTGGCGTGGTTGCAGCAGAGGACATGGGCGATGCGCGTGCGGTGCTCCGGGCGGACGCTGATGATGAGCCAGAGGAAGGCGAGGACGGCCGCCCAGACGAGGATGTCGACGGCCAGGTGTGTCTTGGGCTGCGACACGATGAAGGTGAGGACGAGGCTGGAGTAAGCCACGACGAAGGACCACCGCACGTGGCGCGAGTCCACCGACATCCGCACCAGCAGGCTCAGCGTCATCACCATGGAGCTCGCGAACCCCACCCAGCTCGCCGCCATGAACATCCAGTACCTGCATGCCACCGGCAATTTGTTAGCCGAGATCGATTGATCGATTGAGTTCACGGCCGGGGCGGCTGCGGCGCGTACCTGCGTCCGTGCAGGTCGCGCATGATGGGGTCGCCGGCGAGGTACATGTCGCTGCCGTCCTTCGTCTTCTTGGTGTCCTGCCAGTACCCGCCGGGGATGTTGGTGCCGAGCTGGTACGTGAGCGTGGTGATCAGCGTGGCCACCACCAGCAGCGTGTTCGCGTCGTTGCCGACCCAGGTGTTCGGGCCCTGCGCGCCGAGGTGCTGCTGGTTCATGGCCGGGCGGCCGTGCGCCGTTGGCAGCTGCGGGTGCACGGCCGCTTGCGCTTGGTGGTGGCCCTGGCCTATCTCCACCTCCACGTTGCCCGCGGGCGCCGCGCCTGGGTGAACTTGCAGGTGATCCATGCTCAACGCCGAGTGGCCAAGTGGGGATCTCGAATCGGAGGATGATTCGGCACTTCCTTGTGGTGACACCTCGATCGGTTCCGTTCGGATACTGGGACGATGTGAGTGGGAGTGGCTCAGTTAAGTGGATTTGGTGATTACTGAGGGAGTCAAGGGAGCTAGAGATCCAGGACCAGGCATATATGGAGCTCTCCCCTTCTCCGGGTCAAGTGAAGTCTACGATGGGATGTTATTTTGTCCCGTAGAGCCCAAACCGCGTCGTTGGCGATTGTACCCTCCTACGAACTTTCTTAGTGGTTTACCGAACACAAAGAACAGTGTTTCTATACCGTGTTTAAAAATAGTGTTTCTATACGGCGTGCGTGTTGAAGGGAAATACAGGCCCGCGTTCTCCTTTCCCACAAAACCAAGTCATCAGGACGTAGCAGACTCAAAGTGGCCGTGCGTGGCGGAGCTTGCTGCCGTAGTCATCAGGACGTAGCAGACTCAAAGTGGCCGTGCGTGGCGGAGCTTGCTGCCGTAGTCATCAGGACGTAGCAGACGGACTCTGGATTCAACAGAGATGCATAAATGCGGCGTGACACTATCGGTCAAGGTGATCAACTACTCCATATAGGCACACAACGATTAAGTATTGGCGGGCACTCTGCAGCGTCTATACTCCGTATAGACGGCCCCTTGTCCAATCAGTGCAGATCATCTAACTGAAAAGTCGTTCAAATGACGGTAAAATACCATTTGCCAAACGCCTTGCAGTTTTTGCCAGAACTGAGAAATACTGCGGTATCAAAAAACTGCAATATTCCTCCCCATACATATAAATACTTTAGTTTTGTAATACTTCAGTTTTAGAAAAACTTTGTTGCCAAACTAGGCCTAACCCTTCATgatatctacactacttaaaaaggaggaacatgttccttattctgccaactCTCAATACGTCAAACTTTTCGTCGTCCTACATTTCATCCGCTTCGTCATCCCGCGTGGGCCCAACTGGGCCAAAGCCCAACAAACTCGACCAGAACGGGAACGGCAGCCGAAACCCTCGCTCCTCAACCTGGGATGCAATCCTCACGCTCGCCGACCGCCTCCATCTCCAcgtcccgccgcgccgccccctcctcccttTGGCAGTAGAGAGCACCGTCACACCTTctcccttttttttttgcgacaaAGGGCTGATATTTAGAACAAAGTTCTTACAGAAAAGTCCacaacaaagaaaaaaaatacacaaCAGCCCCTGTGGACTCCGCTGCCGAAGACGACGACTGGGACGtatcgccggcgcgccgccgctacTCCTCCACTTGAACCTTGGATCGGGAGGAGCCTCCCTACGGCCGGGAAGTCGACGAAACTCAGTCCCGGAGGACCTCCATCCAGCGCCATCGAGGCCAGCGCCCTGTTCCGCACATCAGCACCTTGAAGAACCAGATCCGGATCCGCCGTCACGGACGCCGGCGGGAGATTATTGACGCGCCGCGCAGCTCCAAGAAGCCGTGGGCACGACCACGGCAGCAGATCCGCAGCGCTACTCCACGGAGCACCACCGTCGGAGGAGAGAACTGCCACCGCCACAAGCCACTCCGGCCACGCCACCACCTCCAAAGCGCCGCCGGCTGGCATCCTACTACTTCCTACACTATGTACACGCCATGATCCGGTGATTCCCcgacctcccgccgccggagcggccgccggaggcTGAGAAATCGACCGGATCGATGGCGGCGAGGTGGAAGGAGTGGGAGAGCTCAAGAAATCGCCTTCTACTGTAGACGGAAGAAGGAGAGGTCCAAGGTCCTCTTTTTTGAGAGGGTACACCCTCTCCCTTTGCCTCGGCGAATCCATGTCGCTACCGTGGCCTCACTATACCGCCGCCGCGCAAGGAAACCCTAGCCGCGTCGAGCTTGCATTGATGCGCCCGCCTCCGACGCACTCCGCACCCACAGCTGCCACCTCGAGGTGAGCCTCAGGTGGATAGCCTGCTTGTAGGTGGTTTGGCTGCGGAGCTTCACTCAAGGTCAACATCCCCGAGGAGCCCCCACTTCCTTGCCTGGTTCTCGGATGCGGAGGATGGAGGACAGAACCATACGGTAATCTCCGCCCTGGCCCTATACGGTATTGCCTCGTATTATCATGTGTTCCTTTCTGTTTACGGGGTTGGTTGTGACCCTGTGTGTTGTCCACTTCTTCAGTGAATATAATCTATACTATACCTGGATGATGGTAAGCTGATTTCCCTGATCCTTGAGGCGGAATTTTCCATACATCGTCCAGCAAGGCCGCAAGGTGGAATTCGTTGATGATGCAACTGCCAATGGCGACGCGGAGGATGCTGACGATCTGCCAATGCTGGTGGGGCATCTCACATGGCGCCACCGTCTCCAGTGaagacctccgcctcctccttgccATCCTCTTCTGGGACCATTTCAACACCTCCAATCTGCCGCGCCACCACCCCAGTACCGCCACACCACCACGCCACCACCTAGAGGACCTACTTTGCCTCCGCGTTACCCCTTTTTTTGCATTGAGAACCGATTAGTGATTGTAACTTTAAATTCTATAAAGTTTGTCAAGCATCTAAACATGAATCTGCAGTTACTTATAGTTTATTATCTTTGCTCTTATCACTTTATGATAACATGGATTGGCGTGTGAGATCTGTTTCTACATTACAacaaatttttgaattttatacATATGTTACTCTAATATCACTAGGTTTTTCTGAAGTAGCTGACTTAAGTCCGGTAAGATATATTCATATGTTCATGAATTGAGGGTATTACTGTACTAATTAAATTCTGGAGCTCATTCTTTCTTTATTCTAGCAACTGAATGATAAAATGATGTATTTATGTTTTTGTACTGGTGTAGAGGATCAAATTTTTACAATAGTTTCATTAAAGGTTCATGATATACTCTTAGTTGAAATGACACGAGTTACTGTGTTTTTGCACTTTTGGTACTTCTCCAATCATCCGCTTTAAAACCATAAAATCCATTCAGGATTTTAAAATGCTTTCCTAATGGTACCTTGATGTGAAATTGTTTGCTTCATGAATCTTTGGCTCTGAAGCGGTACCATTATTTTACAGATTATGTTATATCGTAGGAATTGAGTTATTTCAAATCTGTAGTATATGTGAAGGAAAGTATTGCAAGCCTTCCCACTGTGAATGGGTATTTcattctgtcaaaaaaaaagaaGCCTTGGCGAACAGTTTGATTGAGCAATACCACTCCATGGCAATGCTCTTCAGAAGGGTATTACTTTAGTCACTAAATTTGGGATCTCATTTGTTTATTCTAACAACTGGATGATAAAATCATCTATTTACTTATTTGTAGTGATCTTAAGAGGGGACTGTTACTGTTTTTTCACTAAAGCTTCATGTTTTTTTACTTTTAGTATCATCTATTTACGTATCTGTAGTGATCTTAAGAGGGAACTGTTACTGTTTTTTCACTAAAACATCATGTTTTTTTACTTTTAGTTGGCATGGCATGTCGCAGCGGCACTGGTTCTTCCGGCTGCAGCAAGCCGGGATCCGCGCGCGGTCCGCGCTTGTCTCCGTCGTGTACCAGAAAGGGCTCTCCCTGTCCAGCACCTCCAGACAGAGCCGCACCAGCGGCGAGATGATCAACATCATCAGCGTGGACGCCGACCGCGTCGGCCTGTTCTCATGGTACATGCACGACCTCTGGTTGGTGCCGCTCCAAGTAGGCATGGCGCTCTTCATCTTGTACTCCACCCTCGGGGTCGCCTCGCTTGCAGCGCTCGCTGCCACCGTCGTTGTCATGCTTGCCAATGTGCCTCCGATGCAAATGCAGGAGAGGTTCCAGCAGAAGCTCATGGACTGCAAGGATGTCAGGATGAAGTCCACATCTGAGATCCTGCGCAACATGAGGATTCTTAAACTGCAGGGGTGGGAGATGAAGTTCTTGTCCAAGATCATCGACCTGCGGAAAACAGAGGAAAGCTGGCTCAAGAAGTATCTGTACACGTCCACCGTGGCCACCTTCGTGTTCTGGGGTGCCCCGACCTTCGTCGCCGTGGTAACATTCGGAGCCTGCATGCTCGTAGGGATACCATTGGAGTCAGGGAAGGTGCTGTCTGCATTGGCCACGTTCCGAGTGCTTCAAGAACCAATATAC contains:
- the LOC124697741 gene encoding uncharacterized protein LOC124697741 yields the protein MDHLQVHPGAAPAGNVEVEIGQGHHQAQAAVHPQLPTAHGRPAMNQQHLGAQGPNTWVGNDANTLLVVATLITTLTYQLGTNIPGGYWQDTKKTKDGSDMYLAGDPIMRDLHGRRYWMFMAASWVGFASSMVMTLSLLVRMSVDSRHVRWSFVVAYSSLVLTFIVSQPKTHLAVDILVWAAVLAFLWLIISVRPEHRTRIAHVLCCNHAN